One stretch of Pomacea canaliculata isolate SZHN2017 linkage group LG11, ASM307304v1, whole genome shotgun sequence DNA includes these proteins:
- the LOC112575183 gene encoding uncharacterized protein LOC112575183 — MDSTGYHDCSLCSRKVADFLNNHFPTKRNKTASPDDTTQATTSSLTRVQHESPTLKGSSNLQDKDILVIFENDKLDYSYLQELKKVGFQVQPREVKNEKEVVKEETDCVCYMHVDRFRKFRLRRKIVVYVESLSPPEKVSNKWRGITCCVAQLIVVKWKST; from the exons ATGGACTCCACGGGTTACCACGACTGTTCTCTGTGTAGCAGGAAGGTGGCCGATTTTCTCAACAACCATTTTCCTACTAAAAGAA ACAAAACAGCTTCCCCAGATGATACCACCCAAGCAACAACATCATCTTTAACACGAGTACAACATGAATCACCTACCTTGAAGGGATCTTCCAATCTTCAAGACAAAGACATTTTAGTGATATTTGAAAACGACAAACTTGATTACTCATACTTGCAGGAACTAAAGAAAGTAGGTTTTCAAGTACAGCCTCGAGAGgttaagaatgaaaaagaagtcGTGAAAGAAGAAACTGATTGTGTCTGCTACATGCATGTTGATCGTTTCCGCAAATTTAGACTAAGACGTAAAATCGTGGTGTACGTGGAAAGTCTGTCACCTCCTGAAAAAGTTTCCAACAAATGGCGGGGCATCACGTGCTGCGTGGCACAGCTGATCGTCGTGAAATGGAAAAGTACATAA
- the LOC112575181 gene encoding uncharacterized protein LOC112575181 encodes MTVTSRTRTCILKMDSLARKFLLLLCCLCFSRTSTQEMSRCDAPPVHSLQDAVLTCHFPEDLSVSKKGFTVYHYVNRQSADAVLDCWWVGGALGCYTKSGFEYDKKLSRTLKITIRHVTSARTGTYGCQVDGYGPSDLGQCQLNLTLGENNTCNVSNVANGSQIALTCFFNENVQKTQNSFSVYRHNGHEKLGK; translated from the exons ATGACAGTTACAAGCAGAACAAGAACCTGTATCCTTAAAATGGATTCGTTGGCCCGGAAGTTCTTACTATTGTTGTGTTGCCTGTGTTTTTCGCGAACTTCAACACAAG aaatgagcAGATGCGATGCCCCACCTGTTCATTCTCTTCAAGATGCTGTCCTCACTTGTCACTTTCCCGAAGACCTTAGTGTCAGCAAGAAAGGTTTCACAGTCTATCACTACGTTAACCGTCAAAGTGCAG ACGCTGTTTTAGACTGTTGGTGGGTTGGAGGTGCTCTGGGCTGCTACACAAAATCAGGTTTCGAGTACGACAAAAAACTGAGCCGCACTCTCAAGATTACaatccgtcacgtgacctctgcaCGTACAGGTACATACGGGTGTCAAGTGGACGGCTATGGCCCCAGCGACCTGGGACAATGTCAGCTCAACTTAACACTGG GTGAAAACAACACGTGTAATGTATCAAATGTGGCTAATGGTTCCCAAATCGCTCTAACCTGTTTCTTTAACGAAAATgttcagaaaacacaaaacagctTTTCTGTCTACAGACACAATGGTCATGAGAAACTAGGTAAGTGA
- the LOC112575164 gene encoding uncharacterized protein LOC112575164, which yields MESLTQQFFFLLCCLCFERVSTQEMIRCSVPPVNSLQKTVLTCFFPEDLSVSKKDFTVYHYAQAGSPDAVLDCWWVGGALDCFAKPGFSSTKTVNTTLNITVSHVTSALTGTYACQVAGYGASVLGTCQLDLKLDENNTCNVSNVPNDSLTLTCFFNEDVQKKQTNFSVFGYNGKEKLKILHCWWVHGKPKCQVDDDYLYDYEVSTYLTIKIQKTTKVKISTYSCWHAGSTQQQQQKTCSIGISEEAKRFQASETDISTGLAVGLSLGLTAVIAAIIVIVILLRRNNWIHRRRQTQTSVDDAHHPMIQKESNEDEATTKFQEYLVQNIEEMYPDTLNWFYFVPPVYFNKLRYETQAIADQVVYVPQPPDLSDVRHDRAMQHVLHCFRHMAEHYKEKMFVLSQFKYKDYLNKPGNNFANHGLPVPARFTDKTNVGCFDILIIHRRLGVLVGVVKSPSDRDDGSEDSERKTADMLVREVSEAVSQVQYAKSMMEHLMSDQTHKPAVQLTLMFPNVTLSSLQRALGSHSQVVQSLRECVNVKATDDPTHLCLCSNHLSNPCAPWDIDTSVMSHLRNWWERLMNQSDVDSNMTDDLYLDMIARFCGPATQSTIQLMDETFLQPKTLADAVTLTGDLYERLTLYPDMIEMLGEEKLFLVGPPNTGKTRMLTLAGKQWVERGHHLYILVSSVSEWDVQSLFSKTSQHTHATNDTDESSRPLVTIVKCNFNIKKERKEILDMLTLEGKKNIRLCVIASEVDFVGKHLKNFLERLSSQYPDLLLWATSGTTENVPEGWKVQTFTQALTCPPAVVREASRAGAEYFLPGIEIKPRDCLTPTDGPQVKYIYHEMDSTGYHDCTQCGRKVADFLKYLITKSNKTASPDDITEAPTSSLTRVQHASPTLNASSILQDKDILVIFENDKHEVSFVKELKKVGFQVQPLEVGKDTEVVREENDCVCSMRVDSCRNYRPSRKIVVYVENKKPPENVSNKWRGITCCTAQLIVVRWKAR from the exons ATGGAGTCGCTTACCCaacagttctttttcttgttgtgtTGCCTGTGTTTTGAGCGAGTTTCAACACAAG AAATGATAAGATGCAGTGTCCCACCTGTGAATTCTCTtcagaaaactgttttaacttgTTTCTTTCCCGAAGACCTTAGTGTCAGTAAGAAAGACTTCACAGTCTATCACTACGCTCAAGCTGGAAGTCCAG ATGCTGTTTTAGACTGCTGGTGGGTTGGAGGTGCTCTGGACTGCTTCGCCAAACCTGGATTCAGTAGCACGAAAACAGTGAACACCACCCTTAATATTACagtgagtcacgtgacctcagcaCTTACAGGTACTTACGCTTGTCAAGTGGCTGGCTATGGGGCAAGTGTCCTAGGAACATGTCAACTCGACTTAAAACTCG ATGAAAACAATACGTGTAATGTCTCGAACGTGCCTAATGATTCCCTCACTCTCACCTGTTTCTTTAATGAAGATGttcaaaagaaacagacaaatttTTCTGTCTTCGGCTACAATGGCAAAGAGAAACTAA AGATATTACATTGCTGGTGGGTACACGGCAAGCCAAAGTGTCAGGTTGATGATGATTACCTGTATGATTACGAGGTGTCAACTTATCTCACCATCAAGATTCAAAAGACGACAAAAGTGAAAATATCTACCTACTCATGCTGGCACGCGGGatccacacaacaacaacaacagaaaacatgTTCAATTGGGATATCTGAGGAAG CAAAACGTTTTCAAGCCTCAGAAACAGATATTTCAACTGGTTTGGCTGTCGGCCTGTCCCTGGGCTTGACTGCAGTGATAGCAGCAattattgtcattgtaattCTACTGAGACGCAACAA TTGGATTCATCGACGGAGACAAACGCAAACATCTGTGGACGATGCACACCACCCTATGATACAAAAA gAAAGCAACGAAGACGAAGCAACAACAAAGTTTCAAGAATATTTAGTACAAAACATCGAAGAAATGTACCCGGATACGCTTAATTGGTTCTATTTTGTGCCTCCAGTTTACTTCAACAAACTTCGATATGAAACTCAAGCAATAGCTGATCAAGTGGTCTACGTCCCACAACCTCCTGACCTGAGTGACGTCAGACACGACCGCGCcatgcagcacgtgctgcaCTGCTTCCGTCACATGGCGGAACACTACAAGGAGAAGATGTTTGTCTTGTCACAGTTTAAGTACAAAGATTATCTAAACAAGCCAGGCAATAACTTTGCAAACCATGGCTTACCTGTTCCCGCTCGGTTTACAGACAAGACAAACGTTGGCTGCTTTGACATTCTCATTATTCATCGACGTCTCGGGGTGTTGGTTGGGGTCGTCAAGTCTCCCAGCGATAGAGATGACGGGAGTGAGgacagtgaaagaaaaacagctgACATGTTAGTCAGGGAGGTGTCTGAAGCTGTCTCTCAAGTCCAATACGCAAAGAGCATGATGGAACACCTGATGTCAGATCAGACACACAAACCTGCAGTTCAACTGACCTTAATGTTTCCCAACGTTACCTTGTCGTCTCTACAACGAGCTCTCGGCAGTCACAGTCAGGTTGTACAG AGTTTGCGCGAGTGTGTTAATGTGAAGGCCACTGACGACCCCACTCATCTGTGTCTTTGCTCAAATCATCTGTCGAACCCTTGCGCTCCATGGGACATCGACACCAGTGTGATGAGTCATCTGAGGAACTGGTGGGAGAGGTTAATGAATCAATCTGATGTTGACTCAAACATGACTGATGACTTGTATCTAGACATGATAGCGAG gtTTTGTGGACCGGCTACTCAGTCCACCATCCAACTGATGGACGAGACTTTCCTGCAGCCCAAGACTCTGGCAGACGCCGTGACCCTGACAGGAGACCTGTACGAGCGACTGACTCTGTACCCGGATATGATAGAGATGCTCGGTGAAGAAAAGTTGTTTCTTGTTGGTCCACCCAACACCGGCAAAACACGAATGTTGACTCTGGCTGGTAAACAATGGGTGGAAAGAGGCCATCACCTGTACATTTTAGTCAGTAGTGTTTCAGAATGGGACGTACAGTCCTTGTTTTCTAAAACATCTCAGCATACGCATGCGACAAATGATACAGATGAGAGTTCAAGACCCCTTGTGACAATTGTAAAGTGTAATTTTAATATcaagaaggaaaggaaggaaattCTAGACATGCTAACATTAGAAGGCAAAAAGAATATCCGACTATGTGTAATTGCAAGTGAAGTCGATTTTGTGGG aaaacatttaaaaaactttttagaACGTCTAAGTTCCCAATATCCAGACCTTTTATTGTGGGCTACAAGCGGCACAACTGAGAATGTACCCGAAGGCTGGAAGGTACAGACCTTCACTCAGGCTCTCACCTGTCCGCCTGCAGTCGTCAGAGAAGCTTCACGTGCAGGAGCTGAATATTTCCTACCTGGGATTGAAATCAAACCACGTGACTGCCTGACGCCTACAGACGGCCCACAAGTCAAATATATTTACCATGAGATGGACTCCACGGGTTACCACGATTGTACTCAGTGTGGCAGGAAGGTGGCAGATTTTCTCAAGTATCTTATTACTAAAAGCA ACAAAACAGCTTCTCCAGATGATATCACTGAAGCACCAACCTCATCTTTAACACGAGTACAACATGCATCACCTACCTTGAATGCATCTTCTATTCTTCAAGACAAAGACATTTTAGTGATATTTGAAAACGACAAACACGAAGTCTCATTTGTGAAGGAACTAAAGAAAGTAGGTTTCCAAGTACAGCCTCTAGAGGTTGGGAAGGACACAGAAGTCGTGAGAGAAGAGAATGATTGTGTCTGCTCCATGCGTGTTGATAGTTGCCGCAACTATAGACCAAGTCGTAAAATCGTGGTGTACgtggaaaacaaaaaaccacctGAAAATGTTTCCAACAAATGGCGGGGCATCACGTGCTGCACGGCACAGCTGATCGTCGTGCGATGGAAAGCTAGATAA